The following are encoded in a window of Dictyostelium discoideum AX4 chromosome 6 chromosome, whole genome shotgun sequence genomic DNA:
- a CDS encoding NDT80/PhoG-like protein, with product MLGLFNNSNSINGSGNNQDIDEIKREQMSNFDQFEDGLNNNNSNNNNNNNNSNNNNSNNNENINRKTGSTLLSSSTSQLNSSSGQISFSKDAVAPTKKRRYIVDKDHIFSWTPYCKAYWNKLINVYGVELEPPQLNVSAEKGFSFSEVDNSWIYYRRNHFQLGIGVSHCFQFLESSPPLISLNGSIYPVDDFYLCIRGVKNGPDVNINEEVEVELYQTNSKREKGEEKLPPPVLMTFSTNVTIPRLHFRKATANNARKHKLPNPQQEFFRLVLTVVARAQSRDFCITSMISDPLIVRTGHPTCNPVSNNPSTPGTPISNFDSSNNNNSSSSSSIINNNNNGISGYSPHTTVTTNSTTIIPTYGSGNNNNNNNNNNNNSSGNSSSTSPMVGPLGVVFPPSPINSLSNHNSPHLTPIQYNNNNNNSNNNSNNNNNNNNNNNNSNNNNNNSNNNNHQFQSNNRIFKGNLSNPFDLNYSQNSNNNNNNNNNNNNNNNNNNNNNNNNNNNNNNNNNNNNNNNNNNNNNNNNNNNIFSHNNNNNNNNNNNNNNNNNNNNNNNNNNNNNNNNNNNSQNIHFYNNNSNNNNNNNSSSSNNNNNNNNNNNNNNNKNNNNNGNNSQINEKHNLSSNSNSSGFTAELFSSIENTIRNNNFLTQKPHFPFDQTLHQLQFQAQNNQYDQINGKLDNIHNNSNNNSSNNNNSNNNSSNNNSNNNNNNNGSHTASVKRKLSNSYDQQNLEIESPQSYISSPTPYFVDNKQPQPQPQPQPQPQPQPQPQSQSQSQSQSQSQSQSQSQSQSQPIQQIVQQQLSSPTQFSQSEEVILSSPLQQQTIQSIQQQQPQQQVITNPLLQQPQQQQQNIISIGDMDKNIKWAQSPNGGLFHFGNVGVNSENPQEALSVNGNVSISGMMYQPSDKRVKENVKPVNSKDQLSNIMKLKIYDYQLTDEWVKSQNLTETKDRGVLAQDLNTPSNHIPNSVKHTGDRILGNGRVIKDFLVVNKDAIFLENVGATQELSKKVDNVCMELETLDKKKFEMLGHKMSELERTTIREIKKNQKRKKIFIGIGVFTLFVIFGLVAVSIVLGTRNTITKNITVYTTGSPGYLNGDCTDSESGSNSCYDSSSNSAIDTTTSTGSGSIK from the exons ATGTTgggattatttaataatagtaatagtattaatggtagtggtaataatcaagatatagatgaaataaaaagggaacaaat gagtAATTTTGATCAATTTGAAGATGggttaaacaataataatagtaataataataataataataataatagtaataataataatagtaacaataatgaaaatattaatagaaaaacaggatcaacattattatcatcatcaaccaGTCAACtcaatagtagtagtggtcAAATATCATTCTCAAAGGATGCTGTTGCTCCGACAAAAAAGAGAAGATATATTGTTGACAAAGATCACATTTTTTCATGGACACCATATTGTAAAGCCTATtggaataaattaattaatgtttATGGTGTTGAACT cgAACCACCACAATTAAATGTTTCAGCAGAAAAAGGATTTTCATTTAGTGAGGTTGATAATTCATGGATTTATTATAGaagaaatcattttcaattaggTATTGGAGTTTCACAttgttttcaatttttggaatcatcaccaccactaaTTAGTTTAAATGGATCTATTTACCCAGTTGATGATTTCTATTTATGTATTAGGGGTGTTAAAAATGGACCAGATGTAAATATAAATGAGGAAGTGGAGGTTGAATTATATCAAACCAATTCAAAACGTGAAAAAGGTGAAGAgaaattaccaccaccagttTTAATGACATTTTCAACCAATGTAACAATACCAAGATTACATTTTAGAAAAGCAACCGCAAACAATGCTAGAAAACataaattaccaaatccACAACAAGAATTCTTTAGATTAGTTTTAACAGTTGTAGCAAGAGCTCAATCTCGTGATTTTTGTATCACTTCAATGATCTCTGATCCATTAATAGTTAGAACTGGTCATCCAACTTGTAATCCAGTTTCAAATAATCCAAGTACTCCAGGTACACCAATTAGTAATTTtgatagtagtaataataataatagtagtagtagcagCAGcatcatcaataataataataatggtattagTGGATATTCACCACATACAACCGTTACaaccaattcaacaacaataataccTACATATGGAAGTggcaataacaataataacaataacaataataataataatagtagtggtaattCATCATCTACTTCACCAATGGTTGGACCACTTGGAGTTGTTTTCCCGCCATCAccaataaattcattatcaaacCACAATTCTCCACATTTAACACCAattcaatataataataataataataatagtaataataatagtaataataataataataataataacaacaataataatagtaataacaacaataataatagtaataataataaccatcaATTCCAATCAAATAATAGGATTTTTAAGGGAAATTTAAGTAACCcctttgatttaaattattcacaaaattcaaataataataataataataataataataataataataataataataataataataataataataataataataataataataataataataataataataataacaataataataacaataataataacaataataataacaataataataatatattcagtcataataataataataataataataataataataataataataataataataataataataataataataataataataataataacaacaacaacaacaataataatagtcaaaatattcatttttataataataatagcaataataataataataataatagtagcagtagtaataataataataataataataataataataataataataataataaaaataataataataatggcaaCAATAGtcaaattaatgaaaaacatAATTtgtcatcaaattcaaatagtaGTGGTTTTACAGCAGAGCTTTTTTCATCAATAGAAAATACCataagaaataataattttttaacacAAAAACCACACTTTCCATTTGATCAAACTTTACATCAATTACAGTTTCAAGcacaaaataatcaatatgatcaaattaatggtaaattagacaatattcataataatagtaataataatagtagtaataataataatagtaataataatagtagtaataataatagtaataataataataataataatggtagtcACACTGCCAGTGTAAAAAGAAAACTTTCCAATTCATATGACCAACAAAACTTGGAAATTGAATCACCACAATCCTATATATCATCCCCAACACCATACTTTGTAGATAAtaaacaaccacaaccacaaccacaaccacaaccacaaccacaaccacaaccgcaaccacaatcacaatcacaatcacaatcacaatcacaatcacaatcacaatcacaatcacaatcacaatcacaaccaATACAACAAATagttcaacaacaattgtCATCACCAACACAATTTTCACAGTCTGAAGAAGTAATATTATCTTCaccattacaacaacaaacaattcaatcaatacaacaacaacaaccacaacaacaagtaATAACAAATCCATTATtacaacaacctcaacaacaacaacaaaatattatATCAATTGGAGATAtggataaaaatattaaatgggCACAATCACCAAATGGtggattatttcattttggTAATGTAGGTGTAAATAGCGAAAATCCACAAGAGGCATTATCAGTGAATGGTAATGTTTCAATAAGTGGTATGATGTATCAACCATCTGATAAACGTGTTAAAGAGAATGTTAAACCGGTGAATTCAAAGgatcaattatcaaatattatgaaattaaagatttacgATTATCAATTAACCGATGAATGGGTGAAGAGTCAAAATTTAACAGAAACAAAAGATCGTGGTGTTTTAGCACAAGATTTAAATACACCTTCTAATCATATTCCAAATTCTGTAAAACATACTGGTGATAGAATACTTGGTAATGGTAGAGTAATCAAAGATTTCTTGGTGGTAAATAAGGATGCTATCTTTTTAGAAAATGTTGGTGCAACTCAAGAGTTATCCAAAAAAGTTGATAATGTTTGTATGGAGTTGGAAACTTtagataaaaagaaatttgaaATGTTGGGTCATAAAATGAGTGAATTAGAAAGAACTACAATTcgtgaaattaaaaaaaatcaaaaaagaa aaaaaatatttattggaATTGGAGTTTTCACATTATTCGTTATTTTTGGTTTAGTTGCggtttcaattgttttagGTACTAGAAATACAATAACAAAGAATATTACAGTTTATACAACTGGTTCTCCAGGTTATTTGAATGGCGATTGTACAGATTCTGAAAGTGGTTCAAACTCTTGTTACGATTCATCATCTAATAGTGCTATTGATACTACTACTTCTACCGGTTCAGgttcaataaaataa
- a CDS encoding patatin family protein, with amino-acid sequence MSEGANKQKIFISLDGGGTRGLMTIQILSHLEKELGRNIGDLCDIIAGTSAGGIISFCKMNGIDNELINELYKCVGKKVTKFNCSNFTESQSIANTNLLIEELSKLFSGNIKDFAKHRKGFVLTCLSPTLLPIDYRAYMISNYDNDNRFYMEPKKMLDISVVDSIRATSGIPLLFNVPRYQGKNFLDGGYLNNNPTPILYQEAISLFGGENSKDFIFISIGTGRKPTTNFSSKLIAGAKLPFKYSNTIVNNLTGIELDSPIHRIVNFMTSSGEESHLQFKNAHPDLSYFRFDTYIDKDIAVNDASDETIEYMKKSTNDYLNSDECKKLISDLKKLIILKKKKKKKKKNVF; translated from the exons ATGAGTGAAGGAgctaataaacaaaaaatttttatttcattagatgg cGGAGGTACTCGTGGATTAATGACAATCCAAATTTTAAGTCatttagaaaaagaattggGAAGAAATATTGGAG atttatgtGATATTATTGCAGGTACAAGTGCTGGTGGTATAATATCATTTTGTAAAATGAATggtattgataatgaattaattaatgaactTTATAAATGTGTTGGTAAAAAAgttacaaaatttaattgttcaaaTTTTACAGAATCTCAATCAATTGCAaatacaaatttattaattgaagaattatcaaaacttttttcaggaaatattaaagattttgCAAAACATAGAAAAGGTTTTGTTTTAACATGTCTTTCACCaacattattaccaattgattATAGAGCTTATATGATTTCAaattatgataatgataatcgGTTCTATATGGAGCCAAAGAAAATGTTAGATATTTCAGTGGTCGATTCAATTCGTGCCACTAGTGGAATTCCTTTACTATTCAATGTACCAAGATATCAAGgtaaaaactttttagatggtggttatttaaataataatccaacaCCAATACTTTATCAAGAggcaatttcattatttggtgGTGAGAATTCAAAAGATTTCATATTCATTTCCATTGGTACTGGTAgaaaaccaacaacaaattttTCAAGTAAATTGATTGCTGGTGCaaaattaccatttaaatattcaaatacaaTTGTTAATAATCTGACTGGTATTGAATTGGATTCACCAATTCATAGAATTGTAAATTTCATGACTTCATCTGGTGAAGAATCtcatttacaatttaaaaatgctCATCCAGATTTATCATATTTCAGATTTGATACATATATCGATAAAGATATTGCTGTTAATGATGCCTCGGACGAGACTATTGAATATAtgaaaaaatcaacaaatgattatttaaattctgatgaatgtaaaaaattaatttcagatttaaaaaaattaataattttaaaaaaaaaaaaaaaaaaaaaaaaaaaaaatgtattttaa
- the galK gene encoding hypothetical protein, which produces MDSFNPALPSIVESLDDIYKNFENNKKRYEELNETFSKIYNGDKPIFYFRAPGRVNLIGEHVDYSGYCVLPFALEQDTIVAVSFNKLNNDIINIHNCNEKYTPKSIDVSGGGDIEIDMKRHHWTNYVLAAWKGVSQAMEKGGKLKSVNLLYSGNVPMGAGVSSSSALVCVSTLAISYCNNLILNKEELAQLSIKSERYVGVESGGMDQSISFLAEQNTAKLIEFHPSLKTFDVQLPKGVSFVICNSLVDSLKVVTGATNYNLRVVECRLAAVLLAFHCGLSWEKVRRLRDVQYQGNFDLPQLIQLTEQHLSEKQTYTREEVATILDISVEQLVKTYFPSGITVQSEHFELYKRARHVFTETQRVYKFSEICKQQSNFNNNNNNNNNNSSNNTNIIQELGKLMNESHESCSKLFECSCSELDSLTKICRENGALGSRLTGAGWGGCVISLVPNSKVDSFLDAIDTHYYSKFVNPEKLKNIEKSSYSFFTTPCKGACIVSSTV; this is translated from the exons atggaTAGTTTTAACCCAGCATTACCATCAATCGTTGAATCATTAGatgatatttataaaaattttgaaaataataagaaaagatatgaagaattaaatgaaacattttcaaaaatttataatggtgataaaccaatattttattttagagCACCTGGTAGagttaatttaattggtgaacATGTTGATTATAGTGGTTATTGTGTATTA ccATTTGCATTAGAACAAGATACAATAGTTGcagtttcatttaataaattaaataatgatattataaatatacataattgtaatgaaaaatatacaccaaaatcaattgatgttagtggtggtggtgatattGAGATTGATATGAAGAGACATCATTGGACAAATTATGTATTGGCAGCATGGAAGGGTGTTTCACAGGCGATGGAGAAAGGTGGCAAATTGAAATCggttaatttattatacaGTGGTAATGTGCCAATGGGGGCAGGTGTGTCGAGTTCAAGTGCGTTAGTTTGTGTATCAACATTGGCAATCTCCTATTgcaataatttaatattgaataaGGAAGAGTTGGCCCAACTTTCAATAAAGAGTGAAAGATATGTCGGTGTCGAGAGTGGGGGTATGGACCAAAGCATTTCGTTCCTCGCCGAGCAGAACACTGccaaattaattgaattccATCCAAGCTTAAAGACATTTGATGTACAATTGCCAAAAGGTGTTTCATTTGTAATTTGTAATAGTTTAGTTGACTCGTTGAAAGTGGTGACCGGCGCAACTAACTACAATTTACGTGTGGTTGAATGCAGATTGGCTGCGGTGTTATTAGCATTCCATTGCGGTCTCTCGTGGGAAAAAGTCAGACGTTTGAGAGATGTCCAATATCAAGGTAACTTTGACCTTcctcaattaattcaattaactGAGCAACACCTCTCAGAGAAACAAACCTACACTCGTGAAGAAGTTGCAACAATATTAGATATCTCTGTTGAACAATTAGTTAAAACTTATTTCCCATCAGGTATAACTGTTCAATCTGAACATTTTGAACTTTATAAACGTGCTAGACATGTTTTCACTGAAACTCAACGTGTTTATAAATTTAGTGAAATTTGTaaacaacaatcaaatttcaataataataataataataataataataatagtagtaataatacaaatattataCAAGAATTAGGTAAACTTATGAATGAAAGTCATGAAAGttgttcaaaattatttgaatgttCATGTTCAGAATTAGATAGTTTAACAAAGATTTGCCGTGAAAATGGTGCTTTAGGTTCACGTTTAACTGGTGCTGGTTGGGGTGGTTGTGTTATCTCATTAGTTCCGAATTCAAAAGTTGACTCTTTCTTGGACGCAATTGATActcattattattcaaaatttgtaaatcctgaaaaattaaaaaatattgaaaaatcatcTTATTCTTTCTTTACAACTCCATGTAAAGGTGCTTGTATAGTTTCTTCAActgtttaa
- a CDS encoding SH3 domain-containing protein: MFKWHQSNNLVYVTFNIPANVTKQDIHAEITSSSIGLGVKGFGLNCEGTLFSSIKGSKWAIKDDTVQVQMDKQQTGVKWSHLLSEITESNAKAVVLFEYEATSEEELSLIPHQVIDIISKDDSGWWEGSKQQMNGVFPSNFVQEFPTDYQPPEDEDASAEATKEEEISKPISQVSRLGINISLGSMDELKNKLANRKTATYTSADIEEAHNNNNASNEESNSSSSSSSSSNINSSGGFVAVKPSGAVNTQQRQPGKVLLNNRQSTILSGVPPAIQSIPSSNTNTTTTTNTTPAVQPLIQLKPKQTNTEINTSGNSIPATTSKESQSTKEESSSGGNKITSLFKKPLKKITAISALTGSHSSNESSSGGDKNNSGSKTKAKVVYDFESKEPNELNLKKGDIIVVLAKDSSGWWQGINQSTQATGWFSNTFVEEIKEEKLPPPPSSSENKQPLKIVKSPPPKSSSSSQPQTVEAKLQSLSDTPKLETARKAGAAKGRKPPSRVRASYLLSDDEKAEREKLKQSFYSHVVSSQKELSMYDNNEDGGEHLSDDDQPSTPPSISRSGGSFTPTQQQQQQSVDKPIERPSKPPPPKRTAAMNSSLNNINEPPPPSNKPPPPPKSLKPLSTSDGYEPPSPPSSSSTTPITTSGEDTLQKSPTLQRKVAPPPQQQNEQDLPSSLVGKPPPLKPTPKPRAIQTNSESTAPAPTPSHEVNFKANLKPAKPSSPPIGNSQEIPTDTSSPPNATTPQPTPPPLKRVAKPPVQQQQPSNENIENITQFKLKPSPASPTSPSSPTIDPISTTTKPPARPPLKKSAAAAAPPSPPNEEATTTSPPTLAAKPKVALRNGPSSAPTSPLSQPQQPLPPSTHKRNLSNPNTTNNEKPPPPTKKPQLIKPLPQFNDICVEVSNICNEIQERSDNSQETTTTFKHNYPSLIDSFFSVAVCSNDGQFWGNDDQLNDHCVPMFQVIYPFLYSILCEEIGLDEVSKFISDQARPDSYDNQKPLNDQKKSHNPFTLAGQLITANLFTGKYPNAVTRIYQFLNIIQELVNCSSVSCDMVSYLSQKSETSDEILVGHLLKSSGLIKQPDDVLDFFYQINSIQLNSKQVSVLAATLANDGVCPFSQDLKLAPKNIISKTIDLIRICNSTPITSSIFDNNIDNINNSKIIPILSDSGVLMIIIPGLMGVSIISPCNNNNNNNNNNNDNFNHYPNNNHIEFCKKLCSILDQ, encoded by the exons atgttTAAGTGGCACCAAAGTAATAATTTGGTTTACGTTACATTTAACATTCCAGCAAATGTTACAAAACAAGATATTCATGCTGAAATTACAAGTTCATCAATTGGATTAGGTGTTAAAGGTTTTGGTTTAAATTGTGAA gGAACATTATTTTCAAGTATTAAAGGATCAAAATGGGCAATTAAAGATGATACAGTTCAAGTTCAAATGGATAAACAACAAACAGGTGTAAAATGGAGTCATTTATTATCAGAAATTACAGAATCAAATGCAAAAGCAGTTGTGTTATTTGAATATGAGGCAACCTCTGAAGAggaattatcattaatacCACATCAAGTCATTGATATCATTTCAAAGGATGATTCTGGTTGGTGGGAAGGTTCAAAACAACAAATGAATGGTGTATTTCCATCAAATTTCGTACAAGAATTTCCAACTGATTATCAACCACCTGAAGATGAGGATGCAAGTGCAGAGGCTACAAAAGAGGAGGAAATATCGAAACCAATTAGTCAAGTCTCAAGACTTGGTATTAATATTAGTTTAGGTAGTATGGATgaattaaagaataaattaGCAAATAGAAAAACTGCAACTTATACATCTGCTGATATTGAAGAGgctcataataataataatgcttCAAATGAAGAAtctaatagtagtagtagtagtagtagtagtagtaatattaatagtagtggtggaTTTGTAGCAGTTAAACCAAGTGGTGCTGTAAATACACAACAAAGACAACCAGgtaaagttttattaaataatagacAATCAACTATACTTTCAGGTGTACCACCAgcaattcaatcaattccatcatcaaatacaaatacaaccaccaccaccaatactACACCAGCAGTTCAAccattaattcaattaaaaccaaaacaaacaaatacaGAGATTAATACGAGTGGAAATTCAATCCCAGCAACAACATCAAAAGAATCACAATCAACTAAAGAGGAATCATCTAGTGGTGGCAATAAAATtacatcattatttaaaaaaccatTGAAAAAGATTACAGCGATTTCAGCATTAACAGGTTCACATTCAAGTAATGaaagtagtagtggtggagataaaaataatagcgGTAGTAAAACAAAAGCGAAAGTAGTTTATGATTTCGAAAGTAAAGAaccaaatgaattaaatttgaaaaaaggTGATATTATCGTTGTTTTAGCAAAGGATTCATCCGGTTGGTGGCAAGGTATAAATCAATCAACTCAAGCAACTGGTTGGTTTTCAAATACATTTGTCGAGGAGATTAAAGAGGAgaaattaccaccaccaccatcatcatctgaAAATAAACAACCATTAAAGATTGTtaaatcaccaccaccaaaatcatcatcatcatcacaaccACAAACAGTTGAAGCAAAATTACAATCATTATCAGATACACCAAAATTGGAAACAGCAAGAAAAGCAGGTGCTGCTAAAGGTAGAAAACCACCATCAAGAGTACGTGCCTCTTATTTATTATCTGATGATGAAAAAGCAGAGAGAGAAAAACTTAAACAAAGTTTTTATTCTCATGTTGTTTCTTCACAAAAAGAACTTTCAAtgtatgataataatgaagatggtGGTGAACATCTATCTGATGATGATCAACCATCAACACCACCTTCAATTTCACGTAGTGGAGGTTCATTCACTccaacacaacaacaacaacaacaatcagtTGATAAACCTATTGAAAGACCATcaaaaccaccaccaccaaaacGAACAGCGGCAATGAATAGCTCacttaataatataaatgaaccaccaccaccaagtaataaaccaccaccaccaccaaaatcattaaaaccaCTCTCAACTAGTGATGGATATgaaccaccatcaccaccatcatcatcgtcaacAACTCCAATTACAACAAGTGGTGAAGATACTCTTCAAAAATCACCTACATTACAAAGAAAAGTTGcgccaccaccacaacaacaaaatgaacAAGATTTACCATCTTCACTTGTCGgtaaaccaccaccacttaAACCAACTCCAAAACCAAGAGCAATACAGACAAACAGCGAATCAACAGCACCAGCACCAACACCTTCACATGAAGTTAACTTTAAAGCAAACCTAAAACCAGCAAAACcttcatcaccaccaattgGTAATTCACAAGAAATTCCAACAGatacatcatcaccaccaaatgCAACTACACCACAACCAACACCTCCACCATTAAAAAGAGTAGCTAAACCACCtgtacaacaacaacaaccatcaaatgaaaatattgaaaatataacacaatttaaattaaaaccatCACCAGCTTCACCAACTTCACCAAGTTCACCAACTATTGATCCAATTTCAACCACAACTAAACCACCAGCTAGACCACCATTAAAGAAAtcagcagcagcagcagcacCACCTTCACCACCAAATGAAGAAGCTACAACCACATCACCACCAACATTAGCAGCAAAACCAAAAGTAGCCTTAAGAAATGGACCAAGCTCAGCACCaacatcaccattatcacaaccacaacaaccactaccaccatcaACTCATAAGAGAAATCTTTCAAATCCAAATACAACCAACAATGaaaaaccaccaccaccaactaaaaaaccacaattaataaaaccatTACCACAATTTAATGACATTTGTGTTGAAGTATCAAATATTTGTAATGAAATTCAAGAGAGAAGCGATAACTCTCAAGAGACAACCACCACCTTTAAACATAATTACCCATCATTGATTGATTCATTCTTTTCAGTTGCCGTTTGTAGTAATGATGGTCAATTTTGGGGTAACGATGACCAATTGAATGATCATTGTGTACCAATGTTTCAAGTTATCTATCCATTCCTTTACTCGATACTTTGCGAAGAGATTGGTTTGGATGAAGTTTCAAAGTTTATCTCTGATCAAGCTAGACCTGACAGTTACGACAATCAAAAACCACTAAACGATCAAAAGAAATCACATAATCCATTCACATTGGCTGGTCAATTGATTACAGCAAATCTGTTCACTGGTAAATATCCAAATGCCGTCACTAGAATCtaccaatttttaaatataattcaagAGTTGGTAAATTGTAGTAGTGTTTCATGTGATATGGTCTCTTATTTATCTCAAAAATCTGAAACCTCTGATGAGATATTGGTGGGTCATTTATTGAAATCCTCTGGATTAATTAAACAACCTGATGATGTTTTAGACTTTTTCTatcaaatcaattcaattcaattaaattcaaaacagGTTTCAGTATTGGCTGCAACACTTGCCAATGATGGTGTTTGTCCATTCTCTCAAGATTTGAAATTAGCCCCTAAAAATATAATCTCAAAAACTATTGACCTCATTAGAATTTGTAATTCAACTCCAATAACCTCTTCAATTTTCGATAacaatattgataatattaataattctaaaataaTTCCTATCTTAAGTGATAGTGGTGTCTTAATGATTATCATTCCTGGTTTAATGGGTGTTTCAATCATCTCTccatgtaataataataataataataataataacaataatgataatttcaatcattatccaaataataatcatattgaattttgtaaaaaattatgTTCAATTTTagatcaataa
- the racD gene encoding Rho GTPase → MVTGIKKTVKVVVVGDGAVGKTSLLILYTTKAFPKDYVPTVFDNFNCLEMYDNKPVNLVLWDTAGQEDYDNLRPLSYPQTDVFIICYSVVKRDSLDNIKYKWLPEINQTNQGTPIILVGTKTDLREDKKTLSQLQESKQEPVSRDEGVALAKEIGAVQFFECSALTGNGVNDIFAAAIKAAFNKPAVTSPTSKSSGKSSPSSTSSKPSKTTTTTTTSSSSSSPPAASTAKPAGEKKLSWGLFRKKDKDEKKPAK, encoded by the exons atggtTACAGGTATAAAG AAAACTGTTAAAGTAGTAGTTGTAGGTGATGGTGCTGTTgg TAAAACttcacttttaattttatatacaaCTAAAGCATTCCCAAAAGATTATGTACCAACAGTATTTG aTAACTTTAATTGTTTAGAGATGTACGATAATAAACCAGTTAATTTAGTATTGTGGGATACCGCTGGTCAAGAAGATTATGATAATTTACGTCCATTGTCATATCCACAG aCTGATGTATTTATAATATGTTATTCAGTAGTTAAAAGAGATTCGTTAGATAATATAAAGTATAAATGGTTACCTGAAATTAATCAAACTAATCAGGGTACACCAATTATTTTAGTTGGTACAAAGACTGATTTAAGGGAGGACAAAAAAACATTATCACAATTACAAGAATCAAAACAAGAACCAGTTTCAAGAGATGAAGGTGTAGCATTAGCAAAAGAGATAGGTGCAGTACAATTTTTCGAATGTTCTGCATTGACAGGTAATGGTGTAAATGATATTTTCGCTGCTGCAATTAAAGCAGCTTTTAATAAACCTGCTGTAACTTCACCAACTTCGAAATCTAGTGGTAAATCTTCACCTTCATCTACCTCTTCAAAACCTTCTaaaactactactacaactacaacctcttcttcttcttcttcaccaCCTGCTGCTTCAACTGCAAAACCAGCAGGTGAAAAGAAATTAAGTTGGGGTTTGTTCcgtaaaaaagataaagatgaaAAGAAACCagcaaaataa